The following coding sequences lie in one Spinacia oleracea cultivar Varoflay chromosome 1, BTI_SOV_V1, whole genome shotgun sequence genomic window:
- the LOC110784470 gene encoding ubiquitin-conjugating enzyme E2 2: MSTPARKRLMRDFKRLQQDPPAGISGAPQDNNIMLWNAVIFGPDDTPWDGGTFKLTLQFSEDYPNKPPTVRFVSRMFHPNIYADGSICLDILQNQWSPIYDVAAILTSIQSLLCDPNPNSPANSEAARMFSENKREYNRRVREIVEQSWTAD, from the exons ATGTCAACTCCTGCAAGGAAGAGATTGATGAGGGATTTCAAGCGCCTGCAGCAAGACCCACCAGCTGGGATTAGTGGTGCCCCCCAAGATAATAACATTATGCTATGGAATGCTGTTATATTCGG TCCTGATGACACCCCTTGGGATGGAG GCACGTTCAAATTGACACTGCAGTTTTCTGAGGACTACCCAAATAAGCCTCCTACAGTCCGCTTTGTGTCCCGGATGTTTCACCCAAATA TTTATGCAGATGGAAGTATCTGTCTTGACATCCTACAAAACCAATGGAGTCCCATTTATGATGTTGCTGCTATCCTAACGTCAATTCAG TCTTTGCTATGTGATCCGAACCCAAACTCTCCTGCAAATTCAGAAGCTGCACGGATGTTCAGTGAGAACAAGCGTGAATATAATAGGAGAGTGCGTGAGATAGTCGAGCAGAGTTGGACTGCTGATTAA